The following proteins are co-located in the Nerophis ophidion isolate RoL-2023_Sa linkage group LG04, RoL_Noph_v1.0, whole genome shotgun sequence genome:
- the LOC133551953 gene encoding class I histocompatibility antigen, F10 alpha chain-like, whose protein sequence is MKQNNKKSSCCCFLLSVIHTLQYFYTASSQVPNFPEFVEVGYVDGVQISHYDSNSRKAEAKQDWMNKITAEDPKYWQIQTEISVGNELTGKHSLEVLKKLFNQTGGVHILQRMTGCEWNDETDEVKGWDQRGYDGEDFISLDMKTWTFTAAKQQAFPTKLKWDQNKHLLEYNKFYFTEECPSYLKKHVNDGKEVLMRTELPEVFLLQKTPSSPVSCMATGFYPDGADLFWRKDGEQIFEDVEHGEILPNHDGTFQMSVALKVEVTADVEGKYECVFQLSGVKEDLVTKLERRSILSNASHEGEKDTFSWRCFPSQVHLSPLLIHVTMTTLDVCMQSSHEGFLFMLCHSTCAFLLSTDNLSVALAATAAVLAVAAIIIIIMVMVRRHRNRQGEGRQCPLSSSSRCTRSRP, encoded by the exons atgaaacaaaataataaaaagtcatcctgttgttgttttcttctttcagtgattcacacgctgcagtatttctacactgcgtcctctcaagttccaaacttcccagagtTTGTGGAGgttggttatgttgatggagttcagatttctcactatgacagcaacagcaggaaagcagaagccaaacaggactggatgaacaaaatcacagcagaggatccaaaATACTGGCAGATACAAACAGAGATCAGTGTTGGTAATGAGTTGACTGGCAAACACAGCCTTGAAGTTCTTAAGAAGCTtttcaaccaaactggag gtgttCACATTCTCCAGAGGATGActggatgtgaatggaatgatgagactgatgaagttaaaggttggGATCAGAGaggttatgatggagaagatttcatatcgttggacatgaagacatggacatttactgcagcaaaacaacaagctttccccaCCAAACTCAAGTGGGACCAGAACAAACATCTACTAGAATACAATAAGTTTTACTTCACTGAGGAatgtccttcttacttgaagaagCATGTGAACGATGGGAAggaggtcctaatgagaacag agcttccagaggtgttcctgctccagaagacgccgtcctctccggtcagctgcatggcgacaggtttctaccccgacggtgccgacctgttttggaggaaagacggcgagcagatcttcgaggacgtggagcacggagagatactccccaaccacgacggaaccttccagatgtcggtggcgctgaaagtggaggtgacggccgacgtggagggcaagtacgaatgtgtgtttcagctgtcaggcgtcaaggaggacttggtcaccaagctggagagaagaagcatcctgagcaacgcaagccatgaaggtgagaaagacacatttagttggagatgtttcccatcacaagtccacctgtcaccattattgatccatgtcaccatgacaacgcttgacgtctgcatgcaaagtagtcatgaaggtttcctcttcatgctttgtcactccacttgtgcttttttgctctccacagacaacttgagcgtcgccctcgctgccacggcggcggtcctcgctgtggcggccatcatcatcatcatcatggtcatggtcaggcgtcacagaaacagacaaggtgagggacgccaatgtcctctgtcttcttcttctcggtgcactcggtccaggccgtga